Proteins from a genomic interval of Hydrogenophaga sp. PAMC20947:
- a CDS encoding ABC transporter permease has protein sequence MWLNTLLLALRSIRRNLMRSFLTVLGIVIGVSAVITMVTVGNGATLAVQTQISGLGTNLLQIRPGQRMGPGSGGSSAPSFKVEDAEAIATQIGGVSAAAPQSRSSGTLIANGRNWSSTITGSTNDWLSIGNWTLAQGREFTNDELRAGSAVCMIGETIRRELFGNTPALGESLRVKNISCEVIAVLGSKGQGSFGNDQDDLVFMPIKTLQRRITGNTQVNDVLVSMTEGSDTTRVKASMTQLLRERRKLADTDEDNFNVLDTKQLADTLSGTTKVLTMLLGAVAAVSLLVGGIGIMNIMLVSVTERTKEIGLRLAIGALEREVLLQFLIEAVVLAALGGLIGIVLATGASIGLSALMDVPYVFNPSVNLLSFVFSAAIGVVFGYFPARRAARLNPIDALRHE, from the coding sequence ATGTGGCTCAACACACTCTTGCTCGCGTTGCGCTCGATCCGGCGCAACCTGATGCGCTCTTTTCTCACGGTACTGGGTATCGTCATCGGCGTGAGCGCCGTGATCACCATGGTCACCGTGGGCAATGGCGCCACGCTGGCCGTGCAAACCCAGATCTCAGGCCTGGGAACCAACCTCTTGCAGATCCGCCCGGGCCAACGCATGGGCCCGGGCAGCGGTGGCAGCAGCGCGCCTTCGTTCAAGGTTGAAGACGCCGAGGCCATCGCCACCCAGATCGGTGGCGTCTCGGCCGCTGCCCCCCAATCACGTTCGAGCGGCACTCTGATCGCCAATGGCCGCAACTGGAGCAGCACGATCACGGGCAGCACCAACGATTGGCTGAGCATCGGCAACTGGACGCTGGCTCAGGGGCGTGAATTCACCAACGATGAACTGCGCGCCGGTTCGGCGGTCTGCATGATCGGCGAGACGATACGCCGCGAACTGTTCGGCAACACGCCTGCACTGGGGGAATCGCTGCGGGTGAAGAACATCAGCTGCGAGGTCATCGCTGTGCTGGGATCCAAAGGCCAGGGCTCTTTCGGCAACGACCAGGACGACCTGGTTTTCATGCCGATCAAGACCCTGCAGCGCCGCATCACCGGCAACACCCAGGTCAATGACGTGCTGGTGTCCATGACCGAGGGCAGCGACACCACCCGCGTCAAGGCCAGCATGACCCAGTTGCTGCGCGAACGCCGCAAGCTCGCCGACACCGACGAAGACAACTTCAACGTGCTCGACACCAAACAACTGGCCGACACCCTGTCGGGCACGACCAAGGTGCTGACCATGTTGCTCGGCGCGGTGGCCGCGGTCAGCCTGCTGGTGGGGGGCATCGGCATCATGAACATCATGCTGGTCAGCGTCACCGAACGCACCAAAGAAATCGGCCTGCGCCTGGCCATTGGCGCACTGGAGCGCGAGGTGTTGCTGCAATTCCTGATCGAGGCCGTGGTGCTCGCCGCGCTGGGTGGGTTGATCGGCATCGTGCTCGCCACCGGCGCCTCGATTGGCCTCTCGGCGCTGATGGACGTGCCCTATGTGTTCAACCCCAGCGTGAATTTGCTGAGCTTCGTGTTTTCAGCT
- a CDS encoding ABC transporter ATP-binding protein gives MSTGSGPHTPPLPATGAETSDPAHQDSVGAFDPAQGRPKPDQPPRGAATREAAERGGQPPLIRLRGVTKVYGTGETAFQALKGVDLDIQKGDFVAIMGPSGSGKSTAMNTLGCLDTPTTGTYEFEGVEVQSLSRDERARLRRRYLGFVFQGFNLLARTSAQENVELPLIYRGEPAAQRHAMAARALEQVGLKGWEHHTPGELSGGQQQRVAIARAIVTEPAVLLADEPTGNLDTHRSKEIMDLLWHLNTDQGITVLMVTHEAEMAAYARRIVRFVDGVVESDERNPDPVGLQPGHEATVMGAG, from the coding sequence GCGCATCAGGACAGCGTGGGGGCCTTCGATCCGGCGCAGGGCCGCCCCAAGCCGGATCAGCCCCCTCGGGGGGCAGCGACCCGCGAAGCGGCGGAGCGTGGGGGCCAGCCCCCCCTCATCCGCCTGCGCGGCGTCACCAAGGTGTATGGCACGGGCGAGACGGCTTTCCAGGCACTCAAGGGGGTGGACCTCGATATTCAGAAAGGTGATTTTGTCGCCATCATGGGCCCCAGCGGCTCGGGCAAGTCCACCGCCATGAACACGTTGGGCTGTCTCGATACGCCGACCACGGGCACCTACGAATTCGAGGGTGTGGAGGTGCAGTCGCTCAGTCGTGACGAACGGGCCCGCCTGCGCCGGCGCTACCTCGGATTCGTCTTCCAGGGTTTTAACTTGCTGGCCCGCACCTCAGCCCAGGAAAACGTGGAACTGCCTTTGATCTACCGGGGCGAGCCTGCAGCCCAGCGCCACGCCATGGCTGCGCGTGCGCTGGAACAGGTCGGCCTCAAAGGATGGGAACACCACACGCCAGGCGAACTCTCAGGCGGACAACAACAACGCGTGGCCATCGCCCGGGCCATCGTCACCGAGCCTGCCGTGTTGCTGGCGGACGAACCCACGGGCAACCTCGACACCCACCGCAGCAAGGAAATCATGGACCTGCTCTGGCACCTGAACACCGACCAGGGCATCACGGTGCTGATGGTCACGCACGAGGCCGAGATGGCGGCCTACGCGCGGCGCATCGTGCGCTTTGTGGACGGCGTCGTGGAAAGTGACGAGCGCAACCCGGACCCCGTCGGGCTCCAGCCGGGGCATGAAGCGACGGTCATGGGAGCGGGCTGA